Proteins co-encoded in one Solea senegalensis isolate Sse05_10M linkage group LG8, IFAPA_SoseM_1, whole genome shotgun sequence genomic window:
- the tmprss13a gene encoding transmembrane protease serine 13a, with product MMNGNRDSKDAPPPYNSVIVHTLPPLKPYEEVVYGVGPGLTPPSQPYYIPRYPSPVVVAPVTQPASSNKRKRCCQNNARCYGGSGGVILVLALLALAIWIGVRYGTRLATAAILHDEDEYYVDDEPEKNYDICPNSTIYCDGIEDCEQGSDETTCVRFSEDNGLEIKTNEDSRFLPVCFKGWNQAFSEKTCTQLGFRTSFLTKAKITETTTGVTLIDTDVYSPVPMQGLVKVSSSCPDQKTVSLQCVDCGKQQSTSRIIGGSVAKTGQWPWQMTLHFRGSHVCGGVLISPDYVLTAAHCFPKSAPFTQSARAWTVYAGVVSLNNLPQPYQVQKILLSEKYNNKTNDHDVALLKLKTSVSFTDKVQPICLPNSGQKFNQGTQCWTSGFGVTDVGKGTISKDLMEVSVDLIGRQVCNSPSVYSGRVTNNMICAGHLAGGRDSCQGDSGGPLVCQTDSRWYLVGITSWGIGCGQANYPGVYTNVRSVLPWVYSKMQQERL from the exons AAGGACGCGCCACCTCCTTACAACTCTGTTATCGTGCACACCCTGCCCCCCCTCAAGCCCTATGAGGAGGTAGTATATGGTGTTGGCCCAGGCCTGACGCCGCCCAGTCAGCCATACTATATCCCCCGATATCCATCACCTGTGGTTGTGGCCCCAGTCACACAGCCTG CCTCCAGCAATAAGAGGAAGAGATGCTGTCAGAACAATGCCCGGTGTTACGGAGGGTCAGGGGGTGTCATACTCGTGCTCGCTCTGCTGGCACTAGCCATCTGGATTGGAG TTCGCTACGGCACCAGGCTGGCAACGGCAGCGATCCTCCACGATGAGGATGAATACTACGTAGATGACGAGCCAGAGAAGAATTATGACATCTGCCCCAACAGTACTATCTACTGTGATGGGATAGAAGACTGTGAACAAGGCTCCGACGAAACAACCTGCG TGAGGTTCAGTGAAGACAACGGTCTGGAGATCAAGACAAATGAAGATAGCCGcttcctccctgtgtgtttcAAAGGCTGGAACCAGGCATTTTCTGAGAAGACCTGCACTCAGCTCGGCTTCAGAAC GTCCTTTCTTACCAAAGCAAAGATAACCGAGACGACCACTGGTGTAACATTGATCGACACTGACGTGTACTCACCTGTGCCTATGCAGGGTCTGGTAAAAGTCAG TTCTTCCTGTCCAGACCAGAAGACTGTCTCCCTGCAGTGTGTGG actGTGGTAAGCAGCAGTCTACATCCCGAATCATTGGAGGCAGTGTAGCCAAGACTGGTCAGTGGCCTTGGCAGATGACCCTCCACTTCAGAGGATCCCACGTCTGCGGTGGGGTCCTGATCTCTCCTGATTATGTACTGACTGCTGCCCACTGTTTCCCAAA AAGCGCCCCCTTCACACAGTCGGCACGGGCCTGGACAGTGTATGCTGGAGTGGTGTCTCTGAACAATCTACCTCAGCCTTATCAGGTTCAGAAGATTCTGCTTAGTGAGAAATACAACAACAAGACTAACGACCACGATGTAGCTCTGCTCAAACTCAAAACTTCGGTTTCTTTCACTG aCAAAGTTCAGCCAATTTGTTTACCGAATTCTGGACAGAAATTTAACCAGGGAACACAGTGCTGGACCTCTGGCTTTGGTGTCACTGATGTAGGAAAAG GCACTATCTCCAAGGACCTGATGGAAGTGTCTGTGGACCTCATCGGCAGACAAGTGTGTAACAGTCCCAGTGTGTACAGTGGCCGTGTGACAAACAACATGATCTGTGCTGGGCACCTGGCTGGAGGCAGAGATTCCTGTCAG GGTGACAGTGGTGGACCACTGGTATGTCAGACAGATAGTCGTTGGTACCTGGTGGGAATCACAAGTTGGGGAATTGGCTGTGGACAAGCAAACTACCCTGGTGTTTATACCAATGTCAGAAGTGTTCTCCCTTGGGTCTATAGCAAGATGCAg CAAGAGAGATTGTGA